Within Vicia villosa cultivar HV-30 ecotype Madison, WI linkage group LG1, Vvil1.0, whole genome shotgun sequence, the genomic segment TTTGGACATCTTGACTGATGTCTGGTATACTTGCAAGCATCTCATCAGTGATGTCTCCAAATACATCAGCAGTAGAGGCAGTCTGTGTTGCAAGTTCAGATTGACTTGGGACACCATCAAGGGCACCTGTTTCAGCTGCACTTACACCAGGTTCAGAATGACTTGGGGCAGTCTGTGTTGCAAGTTCAGTTTGACTTGGGACATCATCAAGGGTACCTGTTTCAGCTGCACTTATACCAGATTTTGCCTCAGTTTGACTTGGTCCATCAACAGGGGCACTTGTTTCACCTGCACTTACACCAGACCTAAGCTTCTTCTGCTACAATACAAACAATAAGCTACAATAAGCATCAGAATTATAAGCATACAAATCACAGTAAACATTAGGATGACCATTACCTTTCTCTTCAGAGCATTAGGATGTTGTTCCTTGCTCTTGCATGATTTCACATTGTGCCCAACCTTATCACATTTAGTGCATCTATATGCTACACCAGGCAATCTTCTTCTAGCCCCTTCCTCACCTGTTTCTCTAATCCTCAGTTTCCTAGGTCTGCCTGGACCTTTCTTGTAGTTGGGGGGTAAAAGATCCTCAGTCTCAACCTCAGGCCACATTTCCTGACCATTGATAGGGCTCACAGCAAAACCATAACATAGTGCATATTTATCCCTAGAGTAGCATTCATCAACAAACAGTTTTGGATTTTGTTGTCTAAAGCTTAGTGCTGCAACTGCATGCCTACATGGTATGCCCACTAACTCCCAGAAGTTACAAGTACAGGACTTTCTAGTAATATCTACAATAAACTGTTGTTTGTTATAGGAGTGTGTGACTTGAAATTTTTCATCCATGGCCCAAGTAGGTAACCAATGCCCACTCATAGCCACTTCAGTGTCCAATCTTTTCCTAGGTATTGGCATGATAGTGTGTGGCCATTTCTCAAGTTTCAATGCAGAGTTACTACACCTATTCATCAAGTATTTTCTAATCCATTCACACATGGTTAGAATGGGTTTGTCTCTAGCTACTAAGATGGTTGCATTGAAAGACTCAGCAATGTTATTCATTAGTACATCACACTTAGAGTAAAAACtaaaagcatgcttacaccaacTATTTGTAGGCACTCCCATTAACCATGCCCAAGCCTTTGGATCTACTCCCTTAAGTTCATTCATCTTTTGCTGCCATCCTTGTTGGTAAGTAGCCTTGGCTGCTCCCATCATGATGTCTCTAATCAATGCACCTCCTCCAAACTTCTTCTTGAAGTTTGCATAAAGATGCCTTAAACAAAGTCTAT encodes:
- the LOC131622543 gene encoding uncharacterized protein LOC131622543, which codes for MSERIEHRLCLRHLYANFKKKFGGGALIRDIMMGAAKATYQQGWQQKMNELKGVDPKAWAWLMGVPTNSWCKHAFSFYSKCDVLMNNIAESFNATILVARDKPILTMCEWIRKYLMNRCSNSALKLEKWPHTIMPIPRKRLDTEVAMSGHWLPTWAMDEKFQVTHSYNKQQFIVDITRKSCTCNFWELVGIPCRHAVAALSFRQQNPKLFVDECYSRDKYALCYGFAVSPINGQEMWPEVETEDLLPPNYKKGPGRPRKLRIRETGEEGARRRLPGVAYRCTKCDKVGHNVKSCKSKEQHPNALKRKKKLRSGVSAGETSAPVDGPSQTEAKSGISAAETGTLDDVPSQTELATQTAPSHSEPGVSAAETGALDGVPSQSELATQTASTADVFGDITDEMLASIPDISQDVQTSSAKSVPSKISKGKQKVKQESIPKRKRQKDQPITLSEEEDCNEAQGARKVAKKAKKKSVNDL